One window from the genome of Thermoflexus hugenholtzii JAD2 encodes:
- a CDS encoding pyrimidine 5'-nucleotidase — MGGLRLRYLILDLDDTLYPRRSGLMDLISERIGRYMVERLGFPPEQAEALRQRYYTQYGTTLRGLMEEYHIDPEDYLAYVHDVPLEDYLQPDPALDAMLARIPLTKVIFTNASEEHARRVLERLGVAHHFPIILDVRRLDYCNKPDPEAYRRILQHLRAQGPECVFVDDSPRNLRPARALGMITILVDGDATDGVDFHVPNILGIEPVILRLVQERNGDREERPRLR, encoded by the coding sequence ATGGGCGGCCTCCGGTTGCGGTATTTGATTCTGGATCTGGACGATACCCTCTACCCCCGGCGCTCCGGGCTGATGGATCTCATCAGCGAGCGGATCGGTCGTTATATGGTGGAGCGCCTGGGCTTTCCCCCGGAGCAGGCGGAGGCCTTGCGGCAACGTTACTACACCCAATACGGCACCACCCTGCGCGGGCTGATGGAGGAATACCACATCGACCCTGAGGATTATCTGGCGTATGTGCACGATGTCCCGCTGGAGGATTACCTCCAGCCCGACCCGGCTCTGGACGCCATGCTGGCGCGCATCCCGCTGACCAAGGTGATCTTCACCAACGCCAGCGAGGAGCACGCCCGCCGGGTGCTCGAACGCCTGGGGGTCGCCCATCATTTCCCGATCATTCTGGATGTGCGCCGCCTGGACTACTGCAACAAGCCTGACCCGGAGGCCTATCGGCGGATCCTGCAACATCTGCGGGCCCAGGGCCCCGAGTGCGTCTTCGTGGACGACTCCCCCCGCAACCTCCGGCCGGCGCGGGCGCTGGGGATGATCACCATCCTGGTGGATGGGGACGCGACGGATGGGGTGGACTTCCACGTCCCCAACATCCTGGGGATTGAGCCGGTGATCCTCCGCCTGGTGCAGGAGCGGAACGGGGATCGGGAGGAGCGCCCGCGGCTCCGCTGA
- the rimO gene encoding 30S ribosomal protein S12 methylthiotransferase RimO — protein MTHRAGKRYHLITLGCAKNAVDSASMAQLLEGAGYEATERPGRADVLIVNTCGFIEAARQESLRVLRELAARKKKGQLLIAAGCLAQRWGARLVEEVPGIDGVIGTRRWMDILEFIEALRGRSIPEPLFHIPDGGPIRREERGVLRAAVQGVSAYLKIADGCRRPCAFCAIPLIKGPAVSRPPEAIWAEARRLVDQGVRELILIAQDTTDYGHDLGMRDGLPVLIEGLVQRVPEAKWIRIMYAYPGAVSDRLIEVMARYPQVAHYLDIPLQHGHPAVLRRMRRPANIEWVYRTVEKLRRAMPDIAIRTTFIVGYPGETEEEFETLLRFIRDLEFDRVGCFTYSYEPETPSARQPGHLPEEVKQERYERLMAAQQPISLRKNQALVGKTLEVLIEGVGDGLSVGRTYRDAPEIDGLVLVEGEWPVGQFLPVRITGAMTYDLIGVVVNPTSSPDGSSRPPRATREPSR, from the coding sequence ATGACCCATCGCGCTGGGAAGCGTTATCATCTGATCACCCTGGGCTGCGCCAAGAACGCCGTCGATTCGGCCAGCATGGCCCAGCTCCTGGAGGGGGCCGGCTATGAGGCGACCGAGCGCCCCGGCCGGGCCGATGTCCTCATCGTGAACACCTGCGGCTTCATCGAGGCGGCCCGCCAGGAATCCCTACGGGTGTTGCGGGAGCTGGCGGCCCGGAAGAAGAAAGGGCAGCTGCTCATCGCCGCCGGATGTCTGGCCCAGCGGTGGGGAGCCCGCCTGGTGGAGGAGGTGCCCGGGATCGACGGCGTGATCGGCACCCGTCGCTGGATGGACATCCTGGAGTTCATCGAGGCCCTGCGCGGGCGCTCCATCCCGGAGCCCCTCTTCCACATCCCGGACGGAGGGCCCATCCGCCGGGAGGAGCGTGGGGTGCTGCGGGCCGCGGTGCAGGGGGTGAGCGCCTACCTGAAGATCGCGGACGGGTGCCGCCGCCCCTGCGCGTTCTGCGCCATTCCCCTAATCAAAGGCCCCGCGGTCAGCCGGCCGCCGGAGGCCATCTGGGCGGAGGCCCGCCGGCTCGTGGACCAGGGGGTGCGGGAGCTCATCCTCATCGCCCAGGACACCACGGATTACGGCCACGATCTGGGCATGCGGGATGGGCTGCCTGTGCTCATCGAAGGGCTGGTGCAGCGCGTCCCCGAGGCGAAGTGGATCCGCATCATGTATGCTTACCCGGGCGCGGTCTCTGATCGCCTGATCGAGGTGATGGCTCGCTACCCCCAGGTGGCCCACTACCTGGACATCCCCCTGCAGCATGGCCATCCCGCTGTGCTGCGCCGGATGCGGCGCCCGGCGAACATCGAGTGGGTGTATCGCACCGTTGAGAAGCTCCGCCGCGCCATGCCGGATATCGCCATCCGCACCACCTTCATCGTCGGCTATCCCGGCGAGACGGAGGAGGAGTTCGAGACGCTGCTTCGCTTCATCCGGGATCTGGAGTTCGATCGCGTGGGCTGCTTCACCTACTCCTACGAGCCGGAGACCCCCTCCGCCCGCCAGCCGGGCCATCTGCCCGAGGAGGTCAAACAGGAGCGTTACGAGCGCCTGATGGCCGCCCAGCAGCCGATCTCCCTGCGCAAGAACCAGGCGCTGGTGGGGAAGACCCTGGAGGTGCTGATCGAAGGCGTGGGGGACGGCCTGAGCGTGGGGCGAACGTATCGGGACGCGCCGGAGATCGACGGGCTGGTGCTGGTGGAGGGGGAGTGGCCCGTCGGGCAGTTCCTCCCCGTCCGCATCACCGGGGCTATGACCTATGACCTGATTGGGGTCGTCGTCAACCCCACCTCCTCCCCGGACGGCTCTTCCCGGCCTCCGAGGGCGACGCGGGAGCCGTCCCGGTAA
- a CDS encoding helix-turn-helix domain-containing protein — MGIGDRLRAAREARGFSLEEAAAQTRIKRAYLEALEREAFSLLPSPAHARGFLRRYARWLGLDAEALLAEWDGAPVALPPARPSAMPSMFELAPIPARPAVPWRRLAALGIALLVLAGLFGVVRTRWLPRPSALSPSPTGIAPGAVARPTGTPLPAAGVPLLQLEVTAAEHVWVRILADGQVVYQGLLRPGETRTWEARSTIGLETGNAAALQVRLNGRPEAPLGGRGEIVRKTWSRSP; from the coding sequence GTGGGCATCGGGGATCGCTTGCGCGCCGCCCGGGAGGCTCGGGGGTTTTCTCTGGAGGAGGCCGCGGCGCAAACCCGCATCAAGCGGGCCTATCTGGAGGCCCTGGAGCGCGAGGCCTTCTCCCTCCTGCCCAGCCCGGCCCACGCCCGCGGGTTCCTGCGCCGCTACGCCCGCTGGCTGGGGCTGGATGCGGAGGCCCTCCTCGCGGAATGGGACGGCGCCCCGGTGGCCCTCCCGCCGGCTCGGCCGTCTGCGATGCCCTCGATGTTCGAGCTCGCCCCGATCCCCGCCCGCCCGGCGGTCCCCTGGCGTCGCCTGGCCGCCCTGGGGATCGCGCTCCTGGTCCTCGCCGGGCTCTTCGGGGTCGTTCGAACCCGCTGGCTGCCTCGCCCCAGCGCCCTCTCGCCCTCACCGACCGGCATCGCCCCGGGCGCCGTGGCGCGCCCAACCGGCACTCCGCTGCCGGCAGCCGGCGTGCCCCTTCTCCAGCTGGAGGTGACCGCCGCCGAGCACGTTTGGGTCCGGATCCTCGCCGACGGGCAGGTGGTCTATCAGGGCTTGTTGCGGCCCGGAGAGACCCGGACCTGGGAGGCCCGCTCCACCATCGGCTTAGAGACCGGAAACGCCGCCGCCCTTCAGGTGCGCCTGAACGGCCGGCCGGAGGCTCCCTTAGGCGGACGCGGGGAGATCGTCCGCAAAACTTGGTCCCGCTCGCCGTAG
- the rplI gene encoding 50S ribosomal protein L9, whose product MKVVLLRDVPHLGRSGEVKEVADGYARNYLIPKGLAVPATEGRIRHAAETRQALEQRRVRQLTSAREAAARLQGATVTIRARAGQGDRLYGSVTSQQIAEAIAQQLGVEIDRRRIELDQPIRTLGTYPVMVRLGPEITAQVQVVVEREG is encoded by the coding sequence ATGAAAGTGGTCCTGCTGCGGGATGTGCCGCACCTGGGGCGGTCCGGCGAGGTGAAGGAGGTGGCGGACGGCTACGCGCGCAACTATCTCATCCCGAAGGGCCTGGCCGTCCCGGCCACCGAAGGGCGGATCCGCCATGCCGCCGAAACCCGCCAGGCGCTGGAGCAGCGGCGGGTCCGCCAGCTGACTTCCGCTCGGGAGGCGGCTGCCCGTCTCCAGGGGGCGACGGTTACGATCCGGGCCCGCGCCGGCCAGGGGGATCGGCTCTACGGCTCCGTCACCTCGCAGCAGATCGCGGAGGCCATCGCCCAGCAGCTGGGCGTGGAGATCGATCGCCGGCGGATCGAGCTAGACCAGCCCATCCGCACCCTGGGTACCTATCCGGTGATGGTGCGACTGGGGCCCGAGATCACGGCACAGGTGCAGGTGGTGGTGGAACGGGAGGGATAA
- a CDS encoding LexA family protein, producing MALRDRLLTFLEAYWETHGYGPTLEEIRRHVGLSSRSHALYHLRALAQEGRVQQEPGKHRTWRPTARPASRISIPLKGVVPASHPDQVDEVVPQELGDLWLPTAWVPPRCRFALWVRGDSMIGLGIRPFDIVLVEPVFPEEVRSGDLVVARVKGRNQMTLKQLVQDPETRTWWLRPAHPELAPVRMDWQTWTLEGRVAFRFGPVRDLGSITAA from the coding sequence ATGGCCCTTCGGGATCGGCTGCTCACGTTCCTGGAGGCGTACTGGGAGACCCACGGTTACGGCCCCACCCTGGAGGAGATCCGGCGCCACGTAGGGCTCTCCTCCCGCTCCCATGCCCTCTATCACCTGCGGGCCCTGGCCCAGGAAGGCCGGGTCCAGCAGGAGCCCGGCAAGCATCGCACGTGGCGCCCGACCGCTCGTCCCGCCTCCCGGATCTCTATCCCCCTGAAAGGCGTGGTCCCTGCCTCCCATCCGGATCAGGTGGATGAGGTGGTGCCACAGGAGCTCGGGGATCTATGGCTCCCCACCGCATGGGTCCCTCCGCGCTGTCGGTTCGCCCTCTGGGTGCGGGGGGATTCCATGATCGGCCTCGGGATCCGTCCCTTCGACATCGTCCTGGTCGAGCCGGTCTTCCCGGAGGAAGTCCGCTCCGGGGATCTGGTGGTGGCACGGGTGAAGGGCCGCAACCAGATGACCCTGAAGCAGCTGGTTCAGGATCCGGAGACCCGGACATGGTGGCTGCGGCCCGCCCATCCAGAGCTGGCGCCCGTGCGGATGGACTGGCAGACGTGGACCCTGGAGGGCCGCGTGGCGTTCCGGTTCGGGCCGGTGCGGGATCTGGGGAGCATCACGGCGGCCTGA
- a CDS encoding DNA translocase FtsK yields the protein MKRRWLEAQADLVEQVLWQHRSPGRVTGGRLTPTAIFFQIVPAPGVRWSRLKGLAEELALALGVPSVRIQREGPVVQLEIPRPDPQTVRFLPLMEQVRRTLPRYPLYTALLGLATDGAPLLIRLTSPQVAHILIAGTTGSGKTSLARTMLASLVLTHRPAQLALVLLDPKGTAFAAFRELPHVQAFVPGDPSEAAACLEEAVRWMERRAQEGISTPRVLIVIDELGDLVQQGGREVSGLLARLAQRGREAGIHLLACTQKPSAALLGGQLTANFPARLVGRVVSAEDARVAAGIGGTGAERLQGKGDFLAVVGGTVTRFQAAYLAPEELRAMLRQRTANERG from the coding sequence ATGAAGCGGCGGTGGCTGGAGGCCCAGGCGGATCTGGTGGAGCAGGTGCTCTGGCAGCATCGATCGCCCGGGCGGGTGACGGGCGGCCGGCTCACGCCGACCGCCATCTTTTTTCAGATCGTCCCCGCCCCCGGCGTCCGCTGGTCGCGCCTGAAGGGGCTGGCGGAGGAGCTGGCTTTGGCCCTGGGGGTGCCCAGCGTGCGGATCCAGCGGGAGGGGCCGGTGGTGCAGCTGGAGATCCCCCGGCCCGATCCCCAGACGGTGCGCTTCCTCCCGCTGATGGAACAGGTCCGCCGGACGCTGCCCCGCTATCCGCTCTACACCGCCCTCCTCGGGCTGGCCACAGACGGCGCACCGCTGCTGATCCGCCTGACCAGCCCGCAGGTCGCCCACATCCTGATCGCCGGGACCACGGGGTCGGGCAAGACGTCGCTGGCCCGGACGATGCTGGCCAGCCTGGTCTTGACCCACCGGCCCGCTCAGCTGGCCCTGGTGCTCCTGGATCCCAAGGGGACGGCCTTTGCGGCCTTCCGGGAGCTCCCCCACGTGCAGGCCTTCGTCCCGGGGGATCCCTCGGAGGCGGCTGCCTGCTTAGAGGAGGCGGTCCGGTGGATGGAGCGTCGCGCGCAGGAGGGGATCTCGACCCCCCGCGTGCTGATCGTCATCGATGAGCTGGGGGATCTGGTGCAACAGGGAGGACGGGAGGTGAGCGGGCTGCTGGCCCGGCTGGCCCAGCGGGGCCGGGAGGCGGGGATTCATCTCCTGGCCTGCACTCAGAAGCCGTCGGCGGCGCTGCTGGGCGGGCAGCTGACCGCCAACTTCCCCGCCCGCCTGGTGGGGCGGGTGGTCTCGGCGGAGGACGCACGGGTAGCGGCGGGGATCGGCGGGACCGGTGCGGAGCGCCTGCAGGGGAAGGGGGATTTCCTGGCGGTGGTGGGCGGAACGGTCACCCGTTTCCAGGCGGCGTATCTGGCGCCCGAGGAGCTCCGCGCCATGCTCCGGCAGAGAACGGCGAATGAGAGGGGATGA
- a CDS encoding AbrB/MazE/SpoVT family DNA-binding domain-containing protein encodes MRSYPVRVTRRGVITLPAPVRRSLAIREGSILTLLDLDGALVLVPRILETDRLADRLAAQWRAQSIDLETYVEQPARDPE; translated from the coding sequence ATGAGGAGCTATCCGGTACGGGTGACCAGGCGGGGCGTCATCACCCTGCCCGCACCGGTGCGCCGCAGCCTGGCGATCCGGGAGGGCAGCATCCTGACCCTCCTGGACCTGGATGGCGCACTGGTCCTGGTCCCCCGGATTCTGGAGACAGACCGCCTGGCGGACCGGCTGGCCGCGCAGTGGCGCGCCCAGAGCATCGACCTGGAGACTTATGTTGAACAGCCTGCGCGAGATCCGGAGTGA
- a CDS encoding PIN domain-containing protein, with protein sequence MNPPFAKVFLDTSVIFAAVLSPQGGARMVLRLGEIGYLRLMVGPQVLRECEEVVRRKAPGSLSDLALLLNAAHVEMTPEASPKALEQALQWISYPPDARILAEALEARADGLVTHDARHLLTLPPDALPLRMGTPSDLLGWLRQSLTQQAR encoded by the coding sequence GTGAATCCGCCGTTCGCTAAAGTCTTCCTGGATACCAGCGTGATTTTCGCCGCCGTCCTCTCACCCCAGGGAGGCGCGCGGATGGTCCTGCGCCTGGGCGAAATCGGTTACCTGCGCCTGATGGTAGGCCCCCAGGTCTTGCGGGAATGCGAGGAGGTCGTGCGCCGCAAAGCTCCCGGTTCTCTCTCTGACCTGGCCCTCCTGCTAAACGCAGCCCACGTGGAGATGACCCCCGAGGCCAGCCCGAAAGCCCTGGAGCAGGCCCTTCAGTGGATCTCTTATCCACCTGACGCGCGGATCCTGGCCGAGGCGTTGGAGGCCAGGGCAGACGGGCTGGTGACTCACGATGCCCGCCACCTCCTGACCCTCCCGCCCGATGCCCTTCCGCTGCGCATGGGCACTCCCAGCGACCTGCTGGGATGGCTTCGTCAATCTCTCACCCAGCAAGCTAGATAA
- a CDS encoding ABC transporter permease subunit, producing MKAVFRYTLSGFRWAVIGWGLGLGLLGAYLIPFYDTIFEQRAQWEELLRAYPRELLVFFGEVQDIADPPTYLHAEFFSWVPLFLGFFAILAGSALIAGLEEGGQLDLFLGQPVGRWSFFAARVLAFLVATVGILGLSYLGLILARPLSRHLGLGPWEMLTPFLSMFALLWLFGSLSLWLSLALPSRRMAAAVVGTFLVAGFFLTGFAQLDERLEPLARLSPFTYYQGGEAVRSLRVDWLLGLLIASLVFLILAGWQFQRKDLRVSGEGTWALPLPRSRGSA from the coding sequence ATGAAAGCGGTCTTTCGTTACACGCTGTCCGGGTTCCGCTGGGCGGTGATCGGCTGGGGGCTGGGGCTGGGGCTGCTGGGCGCCTATCTGATCCCGTTTTACGACACCATCTTCGAGCAGCGGGCTCAGTGGGAGGAGCTGTTGCGTGCTTATCCTCGGGAGCTGCTGGTCTTCTTCGGGGAGGTCCAGGACATCGCGGATCCGCCGACGTATCTGCACGCGGAGTTCTTCTCCTGGGTGCCGCTCTTCCTGGGGTTTTTCGCCATCCTCGCCGGGAGCGCCCTGATCGCCGGCCTGGAGGAGGGCGGGCAACTGGATCTGTTCCTCGGGCAGCCGGTGGGCCGGTGGTCCTTCTTTGCCGCCCGCGTCCTGGCCTTCCTGGTGGCCACCGTGGGGATCCTGGGGCTTTCGTATCTGGGCCTGATCCTCGCGCGGCCGCTCTCCCGGCATCTGGGTCTGGGGCCCTGGGAGATGCTAACGCCTTTCCTCTCGATGTTCGCGCTGCTGTGGCTGTTCGGGAGCTTATCCCTGTGGCTCAGCCTGGCGCTGCCCTCTCGGCGGATGGCGGCGGCGGTGGTGGGCACGTTCCTCGTCGCAGGGTTCTTCCTCACGGGCTTCGCCCAGCTGGACGAGCGGTTGGAGCCTCTGGCCCGTCTTTCGCCCTTCACTTACTATCAGGGAGGGGAGGCCGTTCGGTCTCTGCGGGTCGACTGGCTTCTGGGGCTGCTGATCGCTTCGCTGGTCTTCCTGATCCTGGCAGGGTGGCAGTTCCAGCGCAAGGACCTGCGGGTGAGCGGCGAAGGCACCTGGGCGCTCCCCCTCCCGCGTTCCCGGGGCTCGGCGTGA
- a CDS encoding ABC transporter ATP-binding protein translates to MSEALAIEIRDLVKSYGRVRALRGVNLEVRRGEIFAFLGPNGAGKTTTIRCMLDLIRPDHGFLRVLGIDPQRDPVAVRQRVGYLPGELHFDENLTVEGALRLFAAMRGKAVDWAWVRALAERLDLDLRPRIRNLSKGNKQKVGVIQALMHRPELLILDEPTLGLDPLMQREVLRLMREARDAGATVFFASHIMGEVEQVADRVGIIRQGVVVEVAGTEDLIRRAVRRVRVRFEGPVDLRPLTALPGVRLLRREDGEELLLQVEGRMDPLIKALAAFPVRDLETERPSLEEVFLAYYEPSPVSSEADP, encoded by the coding sequence ATGAGTGAAGCCCTCGCCATCGAGATCCGCGATCTGGTGAAATCCTACGGTCGGGTGCGGGCGCTGCGCGGGGTGAACCTGGAGGTGCGCCGGGGGGAGATCTTCGCCTTCCTCGGCCCCAACGGCGCCGGCAAGACCACCACCATCCGCTGCATGCTCGACCTTATCCGTCCCGATCACGGCTTCCTCCGGGTGCTGGGGATCGACCCGCAGCGCGACCCGGTGGCGGTGCGGCAGCGGGTGGGGTATCTCCCAGGAGAGCTGCACTTCGATGAGAACCTGACCGTGGAGGGCGCCCTCCGCCTTTTCGCCGCCATGCGCGGGAAGGCGGTGGACTGGGCTTGGGTCCGGGCGCTGGCGGAGCGGCTGGATCTGGACCTGCGCCCCCGCATCCGCAACCTGTCCAAGGGCAACAAGCAGAAGGTGGGGGTGATCCAGGCCCTGATGCACCGGCCGGAGCTGCTGATCCTGGACGAGCCCACCCTGGGGCTGGATCCCCTGATGCAGCGGGAGGTGCTGCGGCTGATGCGGGAGGCCCGGGACGCGGGGGCCACGGTGTTCTTCGCCTCCCACATCATGGGCGAGGTGGAGCAGGTGGCCGATCGGGTGGGGATCATCCGGCAGGGCGTGGTGGTGGAGGTGGCCGGGACGGAGGATCTGATCCGCCGCGCCGTGCGTCGGGTGCGCGTCCGGTTCGAGGGGCCGGTGGATCTCCGGCCGCTGACGGCTCTGCCCGGGGTGCGGCTCCTCCGCCGCGAGGACGGGGAGGAGCTCCTGCTGCAGGTGGAGGGGCGGATGGACCCCCTGATCAAGGCCCTGGCGGCCTTCCCGGTCCGGGATCTGGAGACCGAGCGCCCGAGCCTGGAGGAGGTCTTCCTCGCGTATTATGAGCCGTCCCCTGTGTCTTCGGAGGCCGATCCATGA
- a CDS encoding LamG domain-containing protein has product MSIARALRFGVWLVFLGVLGACKAPPLTPPGLTLVPVATPTPKPTIPATAVAVDNPTPPIDGQSTATPSPTPTPPCVPPPPGLVAWWPMDGNPLDLWASNNPSATNTITFVPGMVGTGVTFGTGGYIDIPHSAALANQQFTIDAWVKPQGPGPNNDFWGSVIVQKGLPPPTGSTNVPISLWWSAQQQKFIFGFGNINTERIVSTATFPAGQWYHVAASYDGSVFKLYVNGALEAQMALVKTIVYSPLIPWTIGSTAAPIRAVGYPRTFNGVIDEVEIFNRALTQAEIQALYNAGSAGKCKTPTPTPSPTATRTPTPTATKTPTPMPSPTATKTPTRTPTATATRTPTPSPTPMPSPTATSTPAGMCDLVVDKSMQPTSNPAVFTVIVTVSNAGSGPCPVGTQISDTANPSGSMSFSGPLVFTPATAAADWSCSGTSCTAVNPLPPGYIVQIQFTATVNQKPATNCARGLVPQNADGNPNNNFSCVTVQ; this is encoded by the coding sequence ATGTCTATCGCGCGTGCGCTTCGTTTCGGAGTTTGGCTGGTGTTTCTGGGAGTCCTCGGCGCGTGCAAGGCTCCGCCGTTGACGCCCCCCGGGCTCACGCTTGTGCCGGTCGCTACTCCCACTCCCAAGCCGACCATCCCGGCGACGGCGGTGGCGGTCGACAACCCCACCCCGCCAATCGACGGCCAGTCCACGGCCACCCCATCTCCCACGCCGACGCCGCCGTGCGTCCCGCCTCCTCCGGGCTTGGTGGCCTGGTGGCCGATGGATGGAAATCCCCTCGATCTCTGGGCCTCCAACAATCCGTCGGCGACCAACACGATCACCTTCGTTCCGGGCATGGTCGGTACAGGCGTGACGTTCGGCACGGGCGGCTACATCGACATCCCGCACTCGGCGGCTCTTGCCAATCAACAGTTCACCATCGATGCATGGGTTAAGCCGCAAGGCCCCGGGCCGAACAACGACTTCTGGGGCAGCGTCATCGTGCAGAAGGGATTGCCGCCGCCGACCGGATCCACGAATGTCCCGATCTCCCTTTGGTGGAGCGCGCAACAGCAGAAGTTCATCTTTGGGTTCGGCAACATTAACACGGAGCGGATCGTTTCAACCGCAACTTTCCCGGCAGGGCAGTGGTACCACGTCGCGGCGAGCTACGACGGCAGTGTCTTCAAGCTCTATGTCAACGGTGCGCTTGAAGCGCAAATGGCGCTGGTCAAGACCATCGTTTACAGCCCTTTGATTCCATGGACCATCGGATCGACGGCGGCTCCGATTCGTGCCGTCGGCTATCCGCGCACGTTTAACGGCGTGATCGACGAGGTGGAGATCTTCAATCGGGCGCTCACGCAAGCCGAGATTCAAGCCCTCTACAACGCGGGCTCGGCGGGCAAGTGCAAGACGCCCACTCCGACTCCCTCGCCGACGGCAACGAGGACGCCGACGCCGACGGCTACCAAGACCCCGACGCCGATGCCGTCTCCCACCGCGACGAAGACTCCCACGCGCACCCCGACGGCCACGGCCACCCGAACCCCGACCCCCTCGCCGACGCCCATGCCTTCCCCGACGGCCACCTCGACGCCGGCCGGGATGTGCGACCTCGTCGTCGATAAGTCCATGCAGCCGACGAGCAACCCAGCGGTCTTCACGGTTATCGTGACGGTCAGCAACGCCGGATCGGGACCTTGCCCCGTCGGCACCCAGATCTCCGACACCGCCAACCCTTCCGGCTCCATGAGCTTCAGCGGACCCCTGGTCTTCACCCCGGCCACGGCGGCGGCCGATTGGTCCTGCAGCGGCACTTCATGCACCGCCGTCAACCCGCTGCCGCCGGGATATATCGTCCAGATCCAGTTCACGGCGACCGTGAACCAGAAGCCGGCCACCAATTGCGCGCGTGGATTGGTGCCGCAGAACGCGGACGGGAACCCGAATAATAATTTTTCGTGCGTGACGGTGCAGTAA